A single region of the Gossypium arboreum isolate Shixiya-1 chromosome 12, ASM2569848v2, whole genome shotgun sequence genome encodes:
- the LOC108478612 gene encoding uncharacterized protein LOC108478612 encodes MEIPFFPTLFTTVRSLVVRQPFFPTLEDLLVNHPKILGFSWNNGQTPASSQRFLALTVFCYISFTFILSQVSRPSLARPVLKSISALHNLFLVTLSFIMALGCLVSIFSQVPNFKTLVCFPKRTSPSGPLFFWGYIFYLSKIVEFMDTLLIILGNSMKRLSFLHVYHHSMVVIMSYVCVNSAQSSFSMVLVTNCTVHVVMYAYYLMCTLGVRPRWKKMVTDFQLVQFWSSFLIMAMLAFYHFTGPGCSGILSWCFNAAFIVSLLFLFSDFHAKNYSPKVKNA; translated from the coding sequence ATGGAAATACCATTTTTCCCTACCCTTTTCACAACTGTTAGAAGCTTGGTTGTCAGACAACCCTTTTTCCCAACCTTGGAAGATTTGCTGGTGAATCATCCCAAAATCCTGGGGTTTTCATGGAACAATGGCCAAACTCCAGCCTCCTCCCAACGTTTTCTCGCCCTTACTGTTTTCTGTTACATTTCCTTCACATTCATTCTTTCCCAGGTATCTCGTCCTTCCCTTGCACGTCCAGTCCTCAAATCAATCTCAGCCCTTCACAACCTCTTCCTCGTCACACTTTCTTTCATCATGGCCCTTGGTTGCCTCGTCTCAATCTTTTCCCAAGTGCCTAACTTCAAGACCCTCGTTTGTTTCCCTAAGCGCACGTCACCATCTGGACCTCTCTTTTTCTGGGGCTACATATTTTACCTCTCCAAGATCGTTGAATTCATGGATACCCTTTTGATCATCCTCGGTAACTCCATGAAAAGGTTGTCGTTTCTTCACGTCTACCATCACTCGATGGTGGTCATCATGTCTTACGTGTGCGTCAACAGCGCCCAATCTTCTTTCTCGATGGTGCTGGTCACCAACTGCACCGTCCATGTTGTGATGTACGCTTATTACTTGATGTGCACCCTTGGGGTTCGCCCAAGGTGGAAGAAAATGGTCACAGATTTCCAGCTGGTGCAGTTCTGGTCTAGCTTTTTGATAATGGCGATGCTTGCCTTCTACCATTTCACTGGTCCAGGCTGCTCAGGGATTTTGAGTTGGTGCTTCAATGCAGCCTTCATCGTTTCTCTTTTGTTCTTATTCTCAGATTTTCATGCTAAAAATTACTCCCCCAAGGTCAAGAATGCCTAA